One window of the Runella slithyformis DSM 19594 genome contains the following:
- a CDS encoding TonB-dependent receptor, producing the protein MKLIHFLFFFFLFLLGISADAQQKKSIYGYVEDAATQERLSGVVVIGKSSNVSTTTNAYGFFSLSLPSSANHTLEVRDLGFKTQVFSIFLQRDTLISIALVPHIQQLDEVKIVEIVPPHQQTLGGYYRLSAQAIAKIPALAGEVDVLKSLLLLPGVQMGKEGTVGVNVRGGTPDQNLILLDGAPVYNINHLFGFLSVFNHDAVANVDFYKGGIPARYGGRLASVIDVSMREGNKERFEKKITLSPIASRLLIEGPLLKNRSSFLISARRTWLDALTTPIAALSNSDFRSVLKFYDVNIKLNHTFSVKDRLYLSYYTGRDGLSNSIKLGDGVSRFNYNWGNNTFVLRWNHLYSQRLFGNMAVNYTNFDYKLRNEVTDQRSFRSVFSSGISDWTLKYDWDFFATPQHALKFGTNITLRQFTPEVQQIRAGQADTLFNQQPTVNGTEIGFYIEDEFKIKNLLTANIGINGSFYGVGQHRYFYPQPRASLRFLTGTRSSLKLSYGRFAQYLHLLSNSSLGLPTDLWVSATGKVPPQQSNQFSLGYYKDFANARYSASIEGFYRTMQNVIEYKEGASFLNNRAQSWEEKVAVGNGKAYGIEFMLQKNAGKIKGRLSYTLSSSVRQFDELNQGRQFPYRYDSRHNLALTLDYSLSKNKSLSFNFVYQSGTPLQINQTTYQGVFPHYLSGPVPGFGNEPYDVYYSYFNTLGQLSDRNTYRSPAYHRADFSYKTTKVLKRGSRTWTLGAYNVYNRNNPFFIYYDKNVLKQFSLFPILPSFSYERSF; encoded by the coding sequence ATGAAATTGATTCATTTTTTGTTTTTCTTTTTTCTTTTTTTGTTGGGTATATCCGCCGATGCTCAACAAAAAAAGAGTATTTATGGCTATGTGGAAGATGCCGCTACGCAAGAGCGGCTGTCGGGGGTAGTGGTGATTGGCAAATCTTCCAATGTCTCTACGACCACCAATGCGTATGGTTTTTTTAGTTTATCGCTGCCAAGTTCTGCCAATCACACTTTGGAAGTACGTGATTTGGGCTTTAAAACTCAAGTGTTTTCAATTTTTCTTCAAAGAGACACGCTGATTTCTATAGCGCTTGTTCCTCACATACAGCAGTTGGACGAAGTAAAAATAGTAGAGATTGTACCACCTCATCAACAGACACTGGGTGGCTACTACAGGCTTTCTGCACAGGCCATTGCCAAGATACCTGCTCTTGCAGGTGAGGTGGACGTACTAAAATCGCTTTTGCTGCTTCCCGGCGTACAAATGGGGAAAGAAGGCACGGTGGGTGTCAACGTCAGAGGCGGCACTCCCGACCAAAACCTGATTTTGTTGGACGGAGCGCCCGTTTATAATATCAACCACCTTTTTGGGTTTTTATCTGTATTTAACCACGATGCCGTAGCCAATGTCGATTTTTATAAGGGAGGTATTCCGGCGCGCTACGGGGGGCGGTTGGCATCGGTGATAGATGTGAGCATGAGAGAAGGAAATAAAGAGCGATTTGAGAAAAAAATAACCCTCAGCCCCATTGCCAGCCGACTACTCATTGAAGGCCCACTACTCAAAAACCGATCATCTTTCTTAATTTCTGCGCGGCGTACTTGGCTTGATGCCCTTACTACGCCTATAGCCGCTCTTTCTAACAGCGATTTCAGATCGGTATTGAAGTTTTATGATGTAAATATCAAGCTAAACCACACTTTTTCGGTCAAAGACCGCCTTTATCTGAGTTATTACACAGGTCGCGACGGCCTCAGTAACAGCATCAAACTCGGCGATGGGGTATCGCGTTTTAACTACAATTGGGGTAATAATACCTTTGTTTTGCGCTGGAATCACCTTTATAGCCAACGACTTTTTGGCAATATGGCGGTCAATTACACTAATTTTGACTATAAACTACGCAACGAAGTAACCGACCAACGAAGTTTTAGGAGTGTTTTCAGTTCGGGTATCAGCGATTGGACACTCAAATATGACTGGGATTTTTTTGCTACACCTCAGCATGCTTTGAAGTTTGGAACAAACATTACTTTGCGGCAGTTTACGCCGGAAGTGCAACAAATTCGGGCAGGACAAGCCGATACATTATTCAATCAACAACCCACCGTCAATGGGACTGAAATAGGCTTTTATATAGAAGATGAGTTTAAGATTAAAAATCTACTGACAGCCAATATAGGCATCAATGGCAGTTTTTATGGAGTCGGTCAGCATCGCTATTTTTATCCACAACCCCGCGCTTCACTGCGATTTTTGACGGGTACACGCAGTTCGTTAAAACTGAGTTATGGGCGTTTTGCCCAGTACTTACATCTATTGAGCAATTCGTCACTCGGGCTCCCTACCGATTTGTGGGTATCGGCTACAGGCAAAGTGCCTCCGCAACAGTCAAACCAGTTTTCGTTGGGTTATTATAAAGACTTTGCCAATGCGCGTTACAGTGCCAGTATTGAGGGTTTTTATAGAACCATGCAAAATGTCATTGAGTACAAAGAAGGTGCATCTTTTTTAAACAATCGTGCCCAAAGTTGGGAAGAAAAAGTCGCCGTGGGCAACGGAAAGGCCTACGGGATAGAATTCATGTTACAAAAAAACGCAGGAAAGATCAAGGGCCGGTTGAGTTATACGTTATCGAGTTCCGTACGGCAGTTTGATGAACTGAATCAAGGCAGGCAGTTTCCTTATAGGTACGACAGCCGACATAACCTTGCCCTAACCCTCGATTACAGTTTGAGTAAAAATAAGTCTTTATCTTTCAATTTTGTTTATCAGTCAGGCACACCGCTTCAAATCAACCAAACCACCTACCAAGGCGTTTTTCCTCATTACCTAAGTGGTCCTGTTCCGGGTTTTGGTAATGAGCCGTATGACGTTTACTACAGCTATTTTAATACACTTGGGCAATTGAGCGACCGAAATACCTATCGAAGTCCGGCCTATCATCGCGCTGATTTTAGTTATAAAACAACCAAAGTGCTCAAACGAGGCTCTCGTACCTGGACACTGGGAGCGTACAATGTATATAATCGAAATAATCCGTTTTTTATTTATTACGACAAAAACGTATTAAAACAGTTTAGCTTATTCCCTATTTTACCGTCTTTTAGCTATGAACGCAGCTTTTAG
- a CDS encoding Crp/Fnr family transcriptional regulator produces MNPPPIIVSKQVPARSGLSQFLASFELFSPIDIKAIAAAFEVKTYKKHTCLAIGEISNYLTFVESGLLREFLMREEEEEEEEEEEEEATTTRDFVSEGHFHYSIRGFSSNDISSSGIEVLENATIWRIKKEDLQTLCLELPSLHLLIQFVLIDCLKKQDAYIRLLKQPAQKRLAYFYNKQPQLANRLPLKYIASYLNITPTHLSRIRGKLASRSK; encoded by the coding sequence ATGAATCCACCCCCTATCATCGTATCAAAGCAAGTACCCGCAAGAAGTGGCCTTTCTCAGTTTTTAGCCTCTTTTGAGCTATTCTCACCCATTGATATAAAGGCTATAGCAGCAGCATTTGAAGTTAAAACGTATAAAAAGCATACCTGCCTTGCCATAGGAGAGATCAGCAATTATTTAACGTTTGTTGAATCGGGGCTTTTAAGAGAATTTTTAATGCGAGAAGAAGAAGAAGAAGAAGAAGAAGAAGAAGAAGAAGAAGCCACTACTACTCGTGATTTTGTTAGTGAAGGACATTTTCATTATTCCATTCGGGGTTTTTCAAGCAACGATATTTCTTCATCGGGGATAGAAGTACTGGAAAATGCTACGATTTGGAGAATAAAAAAAGAAGACCTTCAGACACTTTGTCTTGAGTTACCTTCTCTCCATCTACTCATTCAGTTTGTCCTGATAGATTGTTTGAAAAAACAGGATGCCTATATCCGTTTACTAAAGCAACCCGCTCAAAAACGATTAGCATACTTTTATAATAAGCAGCCTCAGTTGGCGAACAGACTCCCCCTAAAATACATTGCCTCCTACCTTAATATCACACCTACTCACCTGAGCCGCATCAGGGGTAAACTTGCGTCGCGTTCAAAATAA
- the nth gene encoding endonuclease III — protein MLKKERYRLITEHFSQKFPEAETELNYSNPFELLVAVILSAQCTDKRINMITPALFQRYPDAQALADSTVEEVFQYIRSVSYPNNKAKHLVGMARLLLDKFGGDIPSTIEELQLLPGVGRKTANVIVSVVYNQPALAVDTHVFRVSHRLGLVPKTATTPFAVEKEVVKHVPDAIIPIFHHWLILHGRYVCLARTPQCAKCELTHVCKFYETLQKKMGIPKKMQELL, from the coding sequence ATGCTAAAGAAAGAACGCTATCGCCTTATTACTGAACATTTTTCGCAAAAATTTCCCGAAGCGGAAACCGAACTCAATTATTCCAATCCTTTTGAGCTGTTGGTAGCGGTCATTCTGTCGGCGCAATGCACCGACAAACGTATCAATATGATTACTCCCGCGCTTTTTCAGCGTTACCCTGATGCGCAGGCCTTGGCCGACAGTACGGTGGAGGAGGTGTTTCAATACATTCGTTCGGTGTCGTATCCCAATAATAAAGCCAAGCACCTTGTGGGCATGGCGCGACTGTTGCTGGATAAATTCGGGGGAGACATCCCGAGCACCATCGAAGAATTGCAACTGTTGCCCGGCGTGGGCCGTAAGACCGCCAATGTCATTGTTTCGGTGGTGTATAATCAACCGGCGCTTGCCGTCGATACGCACGTTTTTCGGGTGTCGCATCGCCTGGGATTGGTCCCCAAAACCGCGACCACGCCTTTTGCGGTCGAAAAAGAAGTGGTCAAACACGTACCCGATGCGATCATTCCCATCTTTCACCACTGGCTGATCCTGCACGGTCGGTATGTGTGTTTAGCACGTACGCCTCAATGTGCCAAGTGCGAGCTGACCCACGTGTGTAAATTCTACGAAACGCTTCAAAAAAAAATGGGTATTCCCAAAAAGATGCAGGAATTGTTGTAG
- a CDS encoding aminotransferase class V-fold PLP-dependent enzyme has protein sequence MKQVYFTAGPAEMYPTFEQHLRSAVEQQLGSISHRSQKFRSIYQFTAEQLRTLMNIPETHGIFFTGSASEVWERVVQNCVEHESFHLVNGSFSKKFYEYSASLRKYAHKQEKPFGEGFDYAEVEVPEYAELICVTHNETSSGVQMREPDIHKLKRSNLKKLIAVDMVSSAPYPELDFGVVDTAFFSVQKAFGLPAGLGVWIANEKCLAKAERLQKYEDATIGAHNSLPMLWKNFKNYETPATPNVISIFLLGKVAEDMNKIGADTVRKQTEEKYKLLNKYLETSRAFSPAVAEERHRSRTVVVANTRIPSPEVIAQVKVANMIVGSGYGPFKDSQIRIANFPAVSLEQVEALIGELKKLEN, from the coding sequence ATGAAACAAGTCTATTTTACAGCCGGGCCGGCTGAGATGTATCCTACGTTTGAACAGCATTTACGAAGCGCCGTTGAGCAGCAGTTGGGCTCGATTTCACACCGCAGTCAGAAATTTCGGAGTATCTATCAGTTTACGGCAGAGCAACTTCGCACGTTGATGAATATCCCCGAAACACACGGCATTTTCTTCACGGGCTCCGCCTCGGAGGTGTGGGAGCGGGTGGTGCAGAATTGCGTCGAGCACGAAAGTTTTCACTTGGTCAACGGGTCTTTTTCCAAGAAATTTTATGAGTACAGCGCCTCCCTGCGAAAGTACGCGCACAAGCAGGAAAAACCCTTTGGCGAAGGTTTTGACTATGCTGAAGTGGAAGTACCCGAATACGCTGAGTTGATCTGTGTGACGCACAACGAAACCAGTTCGGGCGTACAAATGCGCGAGCCGGATATTCACAAATTGAAGCGAAGTAATTTAAAAAAGCTCATTGCGGTCGATATGGTGTCGTCGGCACCTTATCCTGAGCTGGATTTTGGGGTGGTGGATACGGCGTTCTTTTCGGTGCAGAAAGCCTTTGGGTTGCCGGCCGGTTTGGGCGTGTGGATCGCCAACGAAAAATGCCTGGCCAAAGCCGAGCGTTTGCAGAAATATGAAGATGCCACCATCGGGGCGCACAACAGCCTGCCCATGCTGTGGAAAAATTTTAAGAATTACGAAACACCCGCCACGCCCAACGTTATCAGTATCTTTCTGCTGGGAAAAGTAGCTGAAGATATGAATAAGATCGGCGCGGATACGGTACGCAAACAAACCGAAGAAAAGTACAAATTGCTCAATAAATACCTCGAAACAAGTCGCGCTTTCAGCCCGGCGGTAGCCGAAGAGCGGCACCGTTCGCGCACGGTCGTGGTAGCCAATACCCGCATTCCGTCGCCGGAGGTCATTGCACAGGTGAAGGTGGCCAATATGATCGTTGGAAGCGGCTACGGGCCGTTCAAAGACAGCCAAATTCGCATCGCCAATTTTCCCGCCGTATCGCTTGAGCAGGTGGAGGCGTTGATCGGGGAGTTGAAAAAACTGGAAAATTAA
- a CDS encoding Uma2 family endonuclease: MTVLQVQKPSYWSDETLSRTIELGRFIRSEEDFYQFCLDNDHLKIERNADGTIKIMALTGGKTGEKNAELNAELVFWKRKNGGRAFDSSTGFRLANGATRSPDAAWIREDRWQALTAEQQEKHPPIAPDFVVELMSVTDDLKESQQKMQEYIENGVQLAWLIASKTEEVYIYRADGTVTKHADFSESLDGEEIMAGFTFDLTLLK, encoded by the coding sequence ATGACGGTCCTGCAAGTACAAAAGCCTTCTTACTGGTCAGATGAAACCCTCAGTCGCACGATTGAGTTGGGGCGTTTTATTCGTTCGGAGGAAGATTTTTATCAATTTTGCTTAGACAATGACCACCTTAAGATTGAACGTAATGCCGATGGTACGATTAAAATTATGGCGCTGACCGGTGGTAAAACAGGCGAGAAAAACGCGGAACTCAATGCTGAATTGGTATTTTGGAAGCGTAAAAATGGGGGGCGGGCCTTTGACTCTTCGACCGGCTTCAGATTGGCAAACGGGGCAACGCGTTCTCCCGATGCTGCATGGATACGGGAAGACAGATGGCAGGCGCTTACCGCCGAGCAACAGGAGAAACACCCGCCGATTGCCCCCGATTTTGTGGTGGAATTAATGTCGGTGACCGATGATTTGAAAGAATCTCAACAGAAAATGCAGGAATATATTGAAAATGGGGTACAGCTTGCCTGGTTGATCGCTTCCAAAACGGAGGAGGTGTATATTTATCGGGCCGACGGTACCGTAACCAAACATGCCGATTTCTCTGAAAGCCTGGATGGGGAAGAGATCATGGCAGGATTTACCTTCGATTTAACGTTGCTGAAATAA
- a CDS encoding cupin domain-containing protein: protein MKPAQYWVDKYQMQAHPEGGFFAETYRSAERIPHSALPSRFSGDRSFGTGIYFLLENHHFSAFHRIQADEMWHFYAGGPLHVYVIHIDGRLEMIKLGANPDNGEVFQAVVPAGTWFGSKPAAESDYSLVGCTVAPGFDFADFELAERTALLATYPEHEAVIRSLTPE from the coding sequence ATGAAACCTGCACAGTATTGGGTTGATAAATACCAAATGCAAGCGCATCCCGAGGGGGGATTTTTTGCCGAAACCTATCGCTCAGCGGAGCGCATCCCGCACAGTGCGCTCCCGAGCCGTTTTTCCGGCGACCGAAGTTTTGGCACGGGTATTTATTTTTTACTCGAAAACCATCATTTTTCGGCGTTTCACCGCATTCAGGCCGATGAGATGTGGCATTTCTACGCGGGAGGGCCATTACATGTCTACGTAATTCACATAGACGGACGGCTTGAAATGATCAAATTGGGCGCAAACCCCGACAATGGCGAAGTCTTTCAGGCGGTAGTACCGGCAGGTACGTGGTTTGGCTCTAAGCCTGCGGCCGAAAGTGACTATTCTCTGGTGGGCTGTACCGTAGCGCCGGGCTTTGATTTTGCCGATTTTGAACTGGCCGAGCGTACTGCTTTATTGGCGACTTATCCGGAGCATGAAGCGGTGATTCGATCGTTGACACCTGAATAA
- the map gene encoding type I methionyl aminopeptidase, which translates to MSITTPAELVGMQKISEAVGTTLRKMREYARPGITAKELDDYGGQLLEEFGAKSAPRLTYGFPGWTCICLNNEVAHGIPSEEKVLHEGDLINIDVSAELAGFWADNGGSFVLGEDKNNHLKLVNTSKHILYKAIDQIKGGVRIADIGKLIETEAKKAGYRVIKNLVGHGVGRSLHEEPNEIPCFYDRFNTQRFRKNSVVAIETFISTKATFAHQNGDGWTFVTNDGSFVAQHEHTIMITDGKPVILTESNEIRN; encoded by the coding sequence ATGTCCATCACCACCCCTGCCGAGCTGGTCGGTATGCAAAAAATCAGCGAAGCCGTCGGAACTACCCTTCGGAAAATGCGCGAATACGCCCGCCCGGGCATAACCGCCAAAGAGTTGGACGACTACGGCGGACAACTGTTGGAGGAATTCGGAGCCAAATCGGCCCCGCGCCTCACCTACGGCTTTCCGGGCTGGACGTGCATTTGCCTTAACAATGAAGTAGCGCACGGCATTCCATCCGAAGAAAAGGTATTACACGAAGGCGATTTGATCAATATCGACGTATCGGCAGAGCTGGCCGGCTTTTGGGCTGACAACGGCGGTTCTTTTGTGTTGGGAGAAGACAAAAACAATCATCTCAAACTCGTCAATACCTCAAAGCATATTTTATACAAAGCCATTGACCAAATCAAAGGAGGCGTCAGAATCGCCGACATCGGCAAGCTTATTGAAACTGAAGCCAAAAAAGCAGGGTACCGGGTCATCAAAAACCTCGTCGGCCACGGCGTAGGAAGAAGTCTGCACGAAGAACCGAACGAAATCCCGTGTTTTTACGACCGTTTCAATACCCAACGTTTCCGAAAAAACTCCGTTGTGGCGATTGAAACGTTCATATCCACCAAGGCGACTTTTGCCCACCAAAACGGAGACGGCTGGACATTCGTGACCAACGACGGCAGTTTTGTGGCCCAACATGAGCATACCATCATGATTACCGACGGAAAGCCCGTCATCCTAACCGAAAGCAACGAAATCCGGAATTGA
- a CDS encoding aminotransferase class IV: MHCYFNGDILPVEQASIHLNDLALLRGYGLFDYFRTYNGVPFQWDGYWARFTRSADVLRLPVALTQAQTADVLAELYKLADKPDIAYRFVLTGGYSPDSVSVVKPNFLIIAENLPKDNPEGRYRGIKVLPFEFVRDLPELKSTNYLHMIRLAAEMKSQGAADLLYHKNGEVSELTRSNFFIFKGDTLITPDQNILHGITRRVVLELAAKDFNVEVRPLNLEELEDADEAFTTSTTKWVMPVVQIGRQVVGDGKPGTRTLKLLEQFEELVTGYGSVKV, from the coding sequence ATGCACTGCTACTTCAACGGCGACATACTCCCTGTCGAACAGGCTTCCATCCACCTCAACGATCTTGCTTTATTGCGTGGCTACGGGCTGTTTGACTATTTCCGTACCTACAACGGCGTTCCTTTTCAGTGGGATGGGTACTGGGCGCGCTTTACCCGCTCAGCCGATGTGCTGCGGCTGCCCGTGGCCCTTACGCAAGCCCAAACTGCCGATGTGTTGGCAGAACTTTACAAATTGGCTGACAAGCCGGACATCGCCTACCGTTTTGTCCTGACCGGCGGTTACTCGCCCGACAGTGTCAGCGTGGTGAAACCTAATTTTTTGATCATTGCCGAAAATCTCCCCAAAGACAACCCCGAAGGACGCTATCGCGGCATCAAGGTATTGCCGTTTGAGTTTGTGCGCGACCTGCCCGAGCTCAAAAGTACCAATTACCTCCACATGATTCGTCTCGCGGCCGAGATGAAGTCGCAGGGAGCGGCTGATCTCTTATACCATAAAAACGGCGAAGTAAGCGAATTGACCCGCAGCAACTTCTTCATTTTCAAAGGTGATACCCTCATCACGCCCGATCAAAACATTCTGCACGGCATCACGCGCCGAGTGGTGTTGGAATTGGCCGCAAAAGATTTCAACGTAGAAGTCCGCCCGCTGAACCTGGAAGAACTCGAAGACGCCGACGAAGCCTTCACCACCAGTACCACCAAATGGGTGATGCCCGTAGTACAGATCGGCCGACAGGTCGTAGGCGACGGCAAGCCGGGAACCAGAACCCTGAAGCTATTGGAGCAATTTGAGGAATTGGTGACGGGGTATGGGTCAGTGAAAGTATAA